Within Candidatus Obscuribacterales bacterium, the genomic segment AGTTTCAGGGCTTCTAGCTAGAGATTCATAGCCTGATTCAGCACTCAACAGACTCCAGGGTTTTGACCTGCTCCATGATTGCATTGGCGTCACCGCCATAGCAGATTAGTGCTTTAGACGTAATTGCTCAACTGGGTTGACGTGAGTCGTTTTTCCCGAGAGGATGGTAAGCTTTTGCCATGAAAGACCTGCCGCCCCTGGACATGCTGAGTGATGAGGAAAAGAATGCCCTCATCACGTTGTTGTGGGAAGAACAGCAACGCTTGCGGGCCGAGGTCGAGAAACTTCAGCAGAAACGAGTCAAGAAGACCTCTAGCAATTCAGGACTGCCCCCGTCAAAAGGGTTCAAGCCGAATCAACTCAGTCAAGCTCAAAGGTCGCTAGGGCGAGAAGGCAGCATAGGACGAGCAGGAGGGGGACGGGAACTGAGTGCTCAGCCCGACCAGGTCGTGGTTGCCCAGGCGAAGCAGTGCCCGCAGTGTGGGGAAAAGGTATCGCTATCGAGTCAGCAACTGCGCAGTATTTACGAGCGTATTGAGTTGCCGCTAGTTAAACCGCATGTGACACGGGTAGAGCGGTACGGTGGACAGTGTCCCTGTTGCCAGCAGCGCTATGAAGCACCGGTACCGGTTGGCTTAGAGCCAGGTTCTCCTTTTGGCACCAGCATTGCGGGTGTGGTGAGCTATCTGCGCTATAGCCATGCGATAGGCTATGAGCGCTTAAGCCGAGTAATGGCAGACCTCTATGGGGTAAGGATATCGGAGGGAGCGATTGCGAACGTGCTGCAGCGGGTGCATCAGCAGTTAGCGGCTCCTGTAGGGCAGATCGTGGAGCGTCTACGCAGCGCTCGTTTGGTGTGCAGCGATGAAACCAGTGCGCGGGTGGATGGAACAACGCAGTGGGAGTGGGTGTTCCAGAACGACCAGGTGTGCCTGCACGTGATTCGCCCCAGTCGCGGCAAGGCAGTGATTGAAGCGGTGATGGGCGACCATCGTCCCCAGGTGTGGGTGTCGGACTTGTTCAGTGCTCAGAAGGCGAATCCGGCTGAGCAATGGCAAGTATGTTTAGCGCATCAACTGCGCGATTGTCAGTATGCCATCGATGCTGGCGACCAGCTTTTTGCCCCGCGCATGAAACGCTTGTTTCTCAAAGCGATTGCCCTGCAACGACGACGACACCGCTTAGCTCCCTCAACGGTCGAGCAATACAAGTCTCGATTGCGGGGGACGTTGCGAGAGGTTTTGAATCTGGAGCCGACTCAACCCGATGCTCAACGATTACTCAAACGGTATCGTTCGATTCGTCCTCATCTGTGGCTGTTTCTGGATGATGAGACGGTACCGCCGACGAACAATTCCAGTGAACAGGCGTTGCGCTGGAGTGTCGTCTTTCGCAAGGTCACCCACGGCTTTCGCTCCCATTGGGGAGCGGAGTTATTTGCTCAGATGCGCTCTTTGATCAATACGGCCAAGCGTCAGGGCATGTCTGCCTTGGATGCCATTTTGCGTG encodes:
- a CDS encoding IS66 family transposase — encoded protein: MKDLPPLDMLSDEEKNALITLLWEEQQRLRAEVEKLQQKRVKKTSSNSGLPPSKGFKPNQLSQAQRSLGREGSIGRAGGGRELSAQPDQVVVAQAKQCPQCGEKVSLSSQQLRSIYERIELPLVKPHVTRVERYGGQCPCCQQRYEAPVPVGLEPGSPFGTSIAGVVSYLRYSHAIGYERLSRVMADLYGVRISEGAIANVLQRVHQQLAAPVGQIVERLRSARLVCSDETSARVDGTTQWEWVFQNDQVCLHVIRPSRGKAVIEAVMGDHRPQVWVSDLFSAQKANPAEQWQVCLAHQLRDCQYAIDAGDQLFAPRMKRLFLKAIALQRRRHRLAPSTVEQYKSRLRGTLREVLNLEPTQPDAQRLLKRYRSIRPHLWLFLDDETVPPTNNSSEQALRWSVVFRKVTHGFRSHWGAELFAQMRSLINTAKRQGMSALDAILR